The Dehalogenimonas lykanthroporepellens BL-DC-9 genome includes a window with the following:
- a CDS encoding 4Fe-4S ferredoxin iron-sulfur binding domain protein (PFAM: 4Fe-4S ferredoxin iron-sulfur binding domain protein~KEGG: deg:DehalGT_0916 4Fe-4S ferredoxin iron-sulfur binding domain protein), with the protein MRKKIYIRKEVCIGCGLCRVYCATQHSDSKDIIKAHRKESPKAVPRLKVERQNETSFSVPCRHCDEPWCVYSCLTGAMSKDPVTGVVTSDPDKCIGCWTCVVSCPNGALVKDKLTKVIRKCDLCPDLDVPACVANCPNEAIVLVTEESTEAVEKK; encoded by the coding sequence ATGAGAAAAAAAATCTACATACGTAAGGAAGTCTGTATCGGTTGCGGGTTGTGCCGGGTTTATTGCGCTACCCAGCATTCGGATTCCAAGGATATCATCAAGGCCCATCGTAAGGAGTCGCCCAAGGCGGTGCCGCGCCTCAAGGTGGAAAGACAGAATGAAACCAGTTTCTCGGTGCCCTGCCGGCACTGCGATGAACCCTGGTGCGTCTATTCCTGCCTGACCGGCGCCATGAGCAAGGACCCGGTCACCGGAGTGGTGACGTCCGATCCGGACAAGTGTATCGGCTGTTGGACCTGCGTGGTTTCCTGCCCTAACGGCGCACTGGTCAAGGACAAGCTGACCAAGGTGATCAGGAAGTGTGATTTGTGTCCCGACCTGGACGTGCCGGCGTGTGTCGCCAATTGTCCCAACGAAGCTATTGTTCTTGTTACCGAAGAATCCACCGAGGCGGTGGAAAAGAAATAG
- a CDS encoding protein of unknown function DUF204 (PFAM: protein of unknown function DUF204~KEGG: deb:DehaBAV1_0963 hypothetical protein) has product MEFYAVLLIALGLAADCFAVSVSGSISMGELLDRRRRLKIAFFFGLFQFGMLLAGFLAGSTIVEIIDSFAHWVGFILLAFVGARMLKESFEKNDDDEPATDISRGKTLVALSVATSIDSLAVGLTFAFVDVAIVPAAALVGGVSFALSLVGFAVGRRLVLIGIGIKVLIEGLTG; this is encoded by the coding sequence ATGGAATTTTACGCCGTCTTACTGATTGCCCTGGGTTTGGCCGCTGACTGTTTTGCCGTATCCGTCAGTGGCTCAATCAGTATGGGCGAACTGCTGGACCGCCGCCGGCGGCTGAAAATTGCCTTTTTCTTCGGTTTGTTCCAGTTCGGCATGTTGCTGGCCGGTTTTCTGGCGGGCAGTACTATCGTTGAAATCATCGATAGTTTCGCTCACTGGGTTGGCTTTATTCTTCTGGCCTTCGTCGGCGCCCGGATGCTCAAGGAGTCATTCGAGAAGAACGATGATGACGAGCCGGCGACCGACATCAGCCGGGGCAAGACGCTGGTGGCGCTGTCGGTGGCCACGTCCATCGATTCATTGGCGGTCGGGTTGACTTTCGCTTTCGTCGATGTTGCCATAGTGCCGGCGGCGGCGCTGGTTGGCGGAGTGTCTTTTGCCCTGTCGCTGGTGGGCTTCGCTGTGGGACGGCGCCTGGTGCTTATTGGCATCGGCATCAAGGTGCTGATAGAGGGATTGACCGGTTGA
- a CDS encoding lysine 2,3-aminomutase YodO family protein (TIGRFAM: lysine 2,3-aminomutase YodO family protein~KEGG: deg:DehalGT_0563 lysine 2,3-aminomutase YodO family protein~PFAM: Radical SAM domain protein) has translation MKQSLHLTDDEAEPPSADNALPQGSTHELPVSYRHQLFPHVSDTEWNDWHWQFRHRITTVEELSRYLPLSVRERTRIKLVTAEFPMAITPYYLSLINPADAKDPIRRQAVPSVHELTGEAGREDPLEEHSHSVVPGLVHRYPDRALMVLTDICPMLCRHCTRKREWRKGGWVQNSTRVKAMVDYIGRTPQVRDIIISGGDPLTLSTRRLEEVLAALRAIPHVEIIRIGTRLPVVLPQRIDVELCRMLSKYSPIWVNTHFNHPGEITPEAAAACDRLLRAGVQVNNQSVLLRGVNDTVATQLNLCHSLLRAMVRPYYLFQCDQVRGTEHLWTPVETGLRIIEGMRGHTSGLAIPNYVIDLPDGRGKIPLSPNYVISHTKHELTVRNYEGHISHFANPRPPAVTRHRPVAPTTSGVIPVSEEVTDENRTGVRP, from the coding sequence GTGAAACAATCCCTGCACCTCACCGATGACGAAGCTGAACCGCCTTCGGCTGACAACGCCCTCCCCCAGGGTTCTACTCATGAATTGCCGGTTTCGTACCGGCATCAATTATTTCCACACGTTTCCGATACCGAATGGAACGACTGGCACTGGCAGTTCCGCCATCGAATCACCACGGTCGAAGAACTCTCCCGTTACCTGCCGCTATCGGTCAGGGAACGCACCCGGATAAAACTGGTCACCGCCGAATTTCCCATGGCCATAACACCCTACTACCTTTCGCTCATCAACCCGGCCGATGCGAAGGACCCCATTCGCCGCCAGGCAGTTCCCAGCGTCCATGAACTTACCGGCGAAGCCGGACGAGAAGACCCGCTGGAAGAGCACAGCCATTCGGTAGTGCCCGGACTAGTCCACCGGTATCCTGACCGGGCGCTGATGGTACTGACCGACATCTGTCCCATGCTGTGCCGCCACTGTACCCGCAAGCGGGAGTGGCGAAAAGGCGGCTGGGTACAAAATTCAACCCGGGTCAAGGCCATGGTGGATTACATCGGCCGTACCCCACAGGTTCGTGATATCATCATCTCCGGCGGCGACCCCCTGACGCTTTCCACCCGCCGTCTGGAGGAAGTCCTCGCCGCCCTGCGCGCTATCCCCCATGTCGAGATTATCCGCATCGGCACACGTTTACCGGTGGTTCTGCCTCAGCGCATCGATGTCGAGCTGTGCCGCATGCTGTCCAAATACAGTCCCATCTGGGTCAACACCCATTTCAATCATCCTGGGGAAATTACTCCGGAGGCCGCCGCCGCCTGCGACCGGCTTCTTCGCGCCGGCGTCCAGGTCAACAACCAGAGTGTCCTCCTGCGGGGCGTCAACGATACTGTGGCCACCCAGCTCAATCTTTGCCACAGTCTGCTCAGGGCTATGGTGCGCCCTTATTATCTCTTCCAGTGCGACCAGGTTCGGGGAACGGAACACCTGTGGACGCCGGTAGAAACCGGATTACGCATCATCGAGGGCATGCGCGGCCACACTTCCGGGCTGGCCATCCCCAATTATGTCATAGACCTGCCCGACGGCCGCGGCAAGATACCGCTCAGCCCCAACTATGTCATCAGCCACACCAAACATGAACTGACCGTTCGCAACTATGAAGGCCACATCAGCCACTTCGCCAACCCCCGGCCGCCCGCGGTGACCCGCCACCGCCCGGTCGCCCCAACTACGAGCGGCGTCATTCCGGTTTCGGAGGAGGTCACCGATGAGAATCGGACTGGCGTACGACCTTAA
- a CDS encoding D-alanine--D-alanine ligase (KEGG: dev:DhcVS_570 D-alanine--D-alanine ligase~PFAM: D-alanine--D-alanine ligase domain protein): MRIGLAYDLKEEFAVNAAAPDDALEEYDSTETVRLIEAAVSGAGHTPIRLGGGREFLRQVLDNPVDFVFNIAEGRGTGRAREAQIPAVLEMLGIPYSGADPQTLSMALDKPLTKRLADFAGVSTPAWLVLNDTANLAVADWASLHFPVFIKPAFEGSSKGIRLNSLAASPAAAAAVAGRLLGDYRQPVLVEEFIDGDEITCGLIGNTGQADNPMVLPLGILPHRADGPFIYSLEVKRDYRNRVEYQFPARLPAPVLEELTRQAVRVFDTLNCRDFARADFRIDRRGRPWFLEINPLPGLSLDSDLYIIARGLGWSHAELIQAVLDAALNRISASCV; encoded by the coding sequence ATGAGAATCGGACTGGCGTACGACCTTAAGGAAGAATTCGCAGTCAACGCCGCCGCACCGGATGACGCTCTGGAGGAATACGATTCCACCGAAACCGTCCGTCTCATTGAGGCGGCAGTGTCCGGCGCCGGTCATACACCGATTCGGCTGGGCGGTGGACGAGAATTCCTGAGACAGGTGCTGGACAACCCGGTTGACTTCGTCTTCAACATAGCCGAAGGCCGCGGCACCGGCCGGGCGCGGGAAGCCCAGATTCCGGCGGTGTTAGAAATGCTGGGCATCCCTTACTCCGGTGCCGACCCGCAGACTCTGTCGATGGCACTGGATAAACCGCTGACCAAGCGCCTGGCTGATTTCGCCGGGGTATCCACCCCGGCCTGGCTGGTATTGAACGACACCGCTAACCTGGCGGTTGCCGACTGGGCTTCCCTCCACTTCCCGGTGTTCATCAAACCGGCTTTCGAAGGCTCCAGCAAGGGCATCCGCCTGAACTCCCTTGCCGCTTCCCCGGCCGCGGCCGCCGCTGTCGCCGGCCGTCTGCTCGGTGACTACCGCCAACCGGTGCTGGTGGAGGAATTCATCGACGGCGACGAAATCACCTGTGGCCTTATCGGCAATACCGGCCAAGCCGACAACCCAATGGTATTGCCACTGGGAATTCTACCTCATCGCGCTGACGGCCCGTTCATATATTCGCTGGAGGTCAAGCGGGATTATCGCAATCGGGTAGAATACCAATTCCCGGCCCGTCTGCCAGCGCCGGTGCTGGAGGAACTCACCCGTCAGGCTGTCCGGGTCTTCGATACCCTGAACTGCCGGGATTTCGCCCGCGCCGATTTCCGCATCGACCGCCGGGGCCGGCCGTGGTTCCTGGAAATTAACCCCCTGCCCGGCCTGTCGCTGGATTCCGACCTCTACATCATCGCCCGTGGTCTGGGCTGGAGTCACGCTGAACTCATCCAGGCAGTACTCGACGCCGCCCTGAACCGGATATCCGCATCGTGCGTATAG
- a CDS encoding D-alanine--D-alanine ligase (KEGG: tnp:Tnap_0342 methyltransferase type 11~PFAM: D-alanine--D-alanine ligase domain protein) — MRIALIHNHQLLLPRELSGESIAELSVADTATAVTAMLSELGHQVEVVPLSPDESITGRRELSDAGFVFNLFEGFAGRPETEAAVARALENTGLPFTGCPASSLALTLDKPATHLVLGYAGLATPRFQLLDPADTADFDLDFPCIVKPPADDASHALSPESVAAGREELAIALNRIAKRYPDSPALVEEFLNGREFNVTVLGNNSPRLLAVSEIIYTLPTGCPRLLTFAAKWSPDSAYYRHTAVRCPAVLDNSLAAELEHAALTAFRATGCRGYARMDFRLNAAGRPVILEVNANPDLSPEAGVARQAEAAGMTYRELIDAIVKLALEAT; from the coding sequence GTGCGTATAGCCCTGATTCACAATCACCAGCTCCTTCTGCCCAGGGAACTGTCCGGGGAATCGATTGCCGAACTTTCGGTAGCAGATACCGCGACCGCCGTAACAGCTATGCTGTCCGAACTCGGCCATCAGGTCGAAGTCGTCCCTTTGTCACCGGACGAATCCATCACCGGCCGCCGGGAGCTTTCGGACGCCGGGTTTGTCTTCAACCTCTTTGAAGGCTTCGCCGGCCGACCGGAAACCGAGGCCGCTGTCGCCCGGGCGCTGGAAAACACCGGCCTTCCATTTACCGGTTGCCCGGCCTCGTCGCTGGCATTGACGCTCGACAAACCGGCGACGCACCTGGTACTGGGCTACGCCGGCCTGGCAACTCCCCGTTTCCAACTGCTGGATCCGGCTGACACCGCCGATTTCGACCTTGACTTTCCCTGCATCGTCAAACCCCCGGCCGACGATGCCTCCCACGCCCTGTCGCCCGAAAGCGTCGCCGCCGGCCGGGAAGAACTGGCCATAGCCTTGAACCGCATCGCCAAACGCTACCCGGATTCCCCGGCGCTGGTGGAGGAGTTTTTAAACGGCCGCGAATTCAACGTCACCGTCCTCGGCAATAACTCACCACGCCTGCTGGCCGTCTCGGAAATCATCTATACCCTGCCTACAGGCTGTCCCCGCCTGCTGACTTTCGCCGCCAAATGGTCGCCGGACTCGGCCTACTACCGCCACACCGCTGTCCGGTGTCCCGCTGTCCTGGACAACAGCCTTGCCGCCGAATTGGAACACGCCGCCCTGACCGCCTTCCGGGCTACCGGTTGCCGGGGTTATGCCCGGATGGATTTCCGGTTGAACGCCGCCGGCCGGCCGGTGATACTGGAAGTAAACGCCAACCCCGATCTATCGCCGGAGGCCGGAGTCGCCCGCCAGGCTGAGGCCGCCGGAATGACTTATCGGGAACTTATCGACGCCATCGTAAAACTGGCACTGGAGGCAACATGA
- a CDS encoding GCN5-related N-acetyltransferase (PFAM: GCN5-related N-acetyltransferase~KEGG: psl:Psta_3376 GCN5-related N-acetyltransferase) produces the protein MKITCRAIKPADMEPCRRILRRTAEFNSEELRVAEEVLDGCLIDAAVSGYNGLIAEVDNVVAGFVCYGPTPLTRGNWEIYWLAVDPDCRRAGIGSYLLSTAESAVKREGGRQLTLETSSQPNYAGTRLFYQRCGYHETAQVPDYYRPGDDLIIYLKKLD, from the coding sequence ATGAAGATAACCTGCCGGGCAATCAAACCGGCTGATATGGAACCGTGCCGCCGCATCCTGCGCCGAACTGCCGAATTCAACTCGGAAGAACTGCGGGTGGCCGAAGAAGTGCTGGATGGTTGTCTCATTGACGCGGCTGTATCCGGTTATAACGGTCTGATAGCGGAGGTGGACAATGTCGTGGCTGGATTCGTCTGTTACGGACCGACGCCCCTGACCAGAGGCAACTGGGAAATCTACTGGCTGGCCGTAGACCCGGACTGCCGCCGCGCCGGCATTGGCTCATATCTTTTGAGTACAGCGGAATCAGCGGTCAAACGGGAAGGTGGCCGACAGTTGACACTGGAAACCTCATCTCAGCCTAATTATGCCGGCACCCGCCTCTTTTACCAGCGATGCGGTTATCATGAAACCGCCCAGGTACCGGATTATTATCGACCGGGCGACGACCTGATCATCTACCTCAAGAAACTGGATTGA
- a CDS encoding PAS/PAC sensor signal transduction histidine kinase (TIGRFAM: PAS sensor protein~PFAM: ATP-binding region ATPase domain protein; histidine kinase A domain protein~KEGG: deh:cbdb_A1629 sensor histidine kinase~SMART: ATP-binding region ATPase domain protein; histidine kinase A domain protein) has protein sequence MNDKNAKSQAELIAEIDRLQATADASSSPANCDAIRESEEKFRMLFHNANDAIFLWEIHDGFPSVLLEANQVAARRLGYTMDEMPRLRTSDFSLASEEESRANVASLLQSRHGTFESVHKRKDGTTFPVEISSHVFELGEKKVILSIARDISLRKKSEQELTALYHREKDLRLALETEISKRIDFTRSLVHELKTPLTPMIASGEVLLDILEGENELRLAGNIYRGAINLERRINDLLDFARGEMGVLKVTRQPLDISPILLDLAAEVSPQFDRKQQSLELCLPDRLPAVSADEDRLRQILLNLLTNAGKFTPRGGQIIIGAKVDGNMLQLSVADNGRGIGQAEQASIFVPYYRVEDDIDPNDGMGIGLTLCKMLVTLHGGEIWFESEKGQGSTFYFTLPLAKNMGE, from the coding sequence ATGAACGACAAAAACGCAAAATCACAGGCCGAGCTCATCGCCGAGATAGACCGCCTTCAGGCGACCGCCGACGCCTCTTCGTCACCAGCCAACTGCGACGCCATCCGGGAGAGCGAGGAAAAGTTCCGCATGCTCTTCCACAACGCCAATGATGCCATTTTTCTGTGGGAGATTCACGACGGATTTCCGTCCGTCCTGCTGGAAGCCAACCAGGTGGCCGCCAGACGGCTGGGCTACACAATGGATGAGATGCCCCGTTTGCGGACGAGCGATTTTTCTCTGGCCTCCGAAGAGGAATCCCGAGCCAACGTCGCCAGCCTTCTCCAAAGCCGCCACGGCACCTTCGAGTCCGTACATAAGCGAAAAGACGGCACCACCTTCCCGGTGGAGATAAGTTCGCACGTATTCGAACTGGGCGAAAAGAAAGTCATCCTGTCCATTGCCCGAGACATTTCCCTGCGCAAGAAATCGGAACAGGAATTGACGGCACTATATCACCGGGAAAAAGACCTGCGTCTGGCGCTGGAAACCGAAATCTCCAAGCGAATAGACTTCACCCGCTCGCTGGTGCACGAACTGAAAACACCGTTGACGCCGATGATCGCCTCCGGTGAAGTCCTGCTGGACATTCTCGAAGGCGAAAACGAACTGCGTCTGGCCGGCAATATCTACCGCGGCGCCATCAACCTCGAACGACGTATCAACGACCTCCTGGACTTCGCCCGCGGCGAGATGGGGGTACTCAAAGTGACCCGTCAGCCGTTGGACATTTCCCCCATCCTGCTGGATCTGGCGGCGGAAGTCTCACCCCAGTTCGACCGTAAACAGCAATCACTGGAATTATGCCTGCCGGACAGACTGCCGGCGGTTTCGGCGGACGAAGACCGTCTGCGCCAGATTCTGCTTAACCTGCTGACCAACGCCGGCAAATTCACTCCCCGGGGCGGTCAGATAATAATCGGAGCTAAAGTCGATGGTAATATGCTACAATTGAGCGTTGCCGATAACGGCCGAGGCATAGGCCAGGCGGAACAGGCCAGTATCTTCGTGCCTTACTACCGCGTTGAAGACGATATCGACCCCAACGACGGTATGGGCATCGGCCTGACGTTGTGCAAGATGCTGGTTACCCTGCACGGCGGCGAAATCTGGTTCGAAAGCGAAAAAGGCCAGGGCTCCACCTTCTATTTCACTCTGCCCCTGGCGAAAAATATGGGAGAGTAA